The Tripterygium wilfordii isolate XIE 37 chromosome 4, ASM1340144v1, whole genome shotgun sequence genome has a window encoding:
- the LOC119997253 gene encoding agamous-like MADS-box protein FUL-L, whose translation MGRGRVQLRRIENKVSRQVTFSKRRTGLLKKAHEISVLCDADVALIVFSNKGKLFEFSSDSSMDQILEKYERYSYSEQHFMTGTSETQDIWPAEFPKLMSRLEVLQRNISHYTGQELDPLSSRELQHLEQQIDTALKRVRLRKNQLMHDSVSELQKKGKALQEHNNLLAKKLQEKEKTLNDQHAQWEQQNLAENSSAFILPPPPPQLPFPALTIGGTFQVRGVNGDTRAHQTQPSSSSTHIPPWMIRHVNGLED comes from the exons atggggAGAGGTAGGGTTCAGTTGAGGCGGATCGAGAACAAGGTAAGTAGGCAAGTGACTTTCTCCAAGAGGAGGACTGGTTTACTGAAGAAAGCACATGAGATCTCTGTCTTGTGTGATGCTGATGTTGCCTTGATTGTCTTCTCCAATAAAGGGAAGCTCTTTGAGTTCTCTTCAGATTCaag CATGGACCAGATCCTAGAAAAATATGAGCGATATTCGTATTCAGAACAGCATTTCATGACTGGTACTTCTGAAACACAG GATATCTGGCCCGCTGAGTTTCCCAAGCTAATGAGTAGGCTTGAAGTCTTGCAAAGAAACATAAGCCACTACACTGGGCAAGAGCTTGATCCCTTGAGCTCTAGAGAGCTCCAACATTTGGAGCAACAAATTGATACTGCCCTTAAGCGTGTTCGATTAAGGAAG AACCAGCTCATGCATGATTCTGTCTCAGAGCTCCAGAAAAAG GGAAAGGCACTGCAGGAGCACAATAACTTGCTAGCAAAGAAG ctccaggagaaggagaagacacTGAATGATCAGCATGCACAGTGGGAGCAGCAAAACCTTGCTGAAAACTCATCGGCCTTTATCCTGCCGCCGCCGCCACCACAGCTGCCGTTTCCTGCTTTAACCATTGG TGGCACTTTCCAGGTGAGAGGAGTCAATGGAGATACCAGAGCTCATCAAACTCAACCTTCAAGTTCCAGTACCCATATACCACCATGGATGATTCGTCATGTGAATGGATTAGAAGACTAA
- the LOC119997812 gene encoding uncharacterized protein LOC119997812 has translation MVEQATKEEEMEQITASEIAGFGVGTLLLCATLAAPRIDAFISASQRSSLGMCKRCGDLRMIACSRCKGLGSVKSGGPESFNLIGDLYESLGGESKMKPIACTKCQARGHFSCPDCSQIPSV, from the exons ATGGTTGAGCAAGCGACGAAAGAAGAGGAGATGGAGCAGATAACCGCAAGCGAGATTGCAGGGTTTGGAGTGGGGACTTTGCTCTTATGTGCCACCCTTGCTGCCCCAAGAATTGATGCTTTTATTTCAGCTTCACAGAGAAG TTCTCTGGGTATGTGCAAGAGATGTGGTGATCTGAGGATGATAGCCTGCTCCAGATGTAAAGGACTTGGTTCAGTCAAATCTGGCGGACCGGAGAGTTTTAACCTTATAGGTGACTTGTATGAATCACTTGGTGGTGAATCAAAGATGAAACCTATTGCATGCACCAAATGTCAAGCTAGAGGTCATTTCTCTTGCCCGGATTGTTCTCAAATACCATCAGTCTGA
- the LOC119995878 gene encoding UDP-arabinopyranose mutase 1-like produces MALEPANTAGVPRTATPLLKDELDIVIPTIRNLDFLEMWRPFFEPYHLIIVQDGDPSKTIKVPEGFDYELYNRNDINRILGPKASCISFKDSACRCFGYMVSKKKYIFTIDDDCFVAKDPSGKPVNALEQHIKNILSPSTPFFFNTLYDPFCEGADFVRGYPFSLREGVPTAVSHGLWLNIPDYDAPTQLVKPLERNTRYVDAVLTIPKGTLFPMCGMNLTFNRDLIGPAMYFGLMGDGQPIGRYDDMWAGWCTKVICDHLGLGVKTGLPYIYHSKASNPFVNLRKEYKGIFWQEEIIPFFQSAILPKDCTTVQKCYIELSKQVKEKLGKVDPYFDKLADAMVTWIEAWDELNPAGAGATVANGKA; encoded by the exons CACTGCTGGGGTTCCGAGAACAGCGACTCCATTGTTGAAAGATGAGCTTGATATAGTGATTCCGACTATAAGGAACCTTGATTTTCTTGAGATGTGGAGGCCATTCTTTGAGCCTTACCATCTGATTATTGTTCAAGATGGTGATCCGTCGAAGACAATCAAGGTTCCTGAGGGGTTTGATTATGAGCTCTATAATCGTAATGATATTAACAGGATTCTGGGTCCTAAGGCATCCTGCATTTCGTTCAAGGACTCTGCTTGCCGTTGCTTTGGGTACATGGTGTCCAAGAAGAAGTATATCTTCACAATTGATGATGATTGCTTT GTTGCTAAAGACCCTTCTGGCAAACCAGTCAATGCACTCGAGCAGCACATCAAGAACATTCTCTCCCCCTCCACTCCCTTCTTCTTCAACACTCTGTACGACCCTTTCTGTGAAGGTGCAGATTTTGTCCGTGGATACCCATTCAGTCTTCGAGAGGGTGTCCCCACTGCTGTTTCTCATGGTCTTTGGCTCAACATTCCTGATTATGATGCACCAACACAGCTTGTGAAGCCTCTGGAGAGGAACACAAG GTATGTGGATGCTGTCTTGACCATTCCAAAGGGCACCCTGTTCCCCATGTGTGGTATGAATTTGACATTTAACCGTGATCTTATCGGCCCTGCCATGTACTTTGGACTCATGGGTGATGGTCAGCCAATAGGACGTTATGACGATATGTGGGCTGGCTGGTGCACAAAG GTGATCTGTGACCATTTGGGATTGGGAGTGAAGACGGGTCTCCCTTATATCTACCACAGCAAAGCAAGCAACCCATTTGTGAACCTTAGGAAGGAATACAAGGGCATCTTCTGGCAGGAAGAGATCATTCCCTTCTTCCAATCTGCTATCCTCCCAAAGGACTGCACAACTGTTCAGAAGTGCTATATTGAATTGTCCAAGCAGGTTAAGGAGAAGCTTGGAAAGGTGGATCCTTACTTTGACAAGCTGGCAGATGCCATGGTCACATGGATTGAAGCCTGGGATGAGCTTAACCCAGCTGGAGCCGGAGCCACAGTGGCCAACGGCAAAGCCTAA